The following coding sequences are from one Streptomyces sp. NBC_01485 window:
- a CDS encoding D-alanyl-D-alanine carboxypeptidase family protein: MTIGFSSRAAVAACAFCVAGALALGPAAVAAPAAPAAPAAPAAPADADPGAPAPGSLAVPGGPGGPGGPRVMAPQPSLLYRSGTLVRPHRDTPEVPDVSALSWLVADAGTGEVLAASNAHRRLPPASTLKTLFALTVLPTLPGGLRHRVSEEELMGIGPGSSLVGVAEGHTYQVADLWRGVFLNSGNDAVHVLAALSGGWDAAAVRMQAKARSLGALDTHVRSPDGYDTPGQVSSAYDLAVFGRAGLRDADFARYCATAEASFPGDGGGSYGIANTNRLLTGADGVEPYPGLIGIKNGYTSNAGNTLVAAARQGGRTLVVTVMNPQAGGGFAVYEEARELLDWGFAAAGRVDAVGSLDALRERALPQRVQRPQPGPGPERPTPERPTPVGASAPVAAATAGGGAPAWSGWSAAALIAGVAGLGGAAVALVLRLTGRRPSER; this comes from the coding sequence ATGACGATCGGATTCTCTTCCCGGGCTGCTGTGGCGGCCTGCGCGTTCTGTGTGGCCGGCGCTCTGGCCCTCGGGCCCGCCGCGGTCGCCGCCCCGGCCGCCCCGGCCGCCCCCGCCGCCCCCGCCGCCCCCGCCGACGCGGACCCCGGAGCACCGGCGCCCGGCAGCCTCGCCGTGCCCGGCGGACCCGGCGGACCGGGTGGGCCACGGGTGATGGCGCCGCAACCGTCCCTGCTGTACCGCTCCGGCACACTGGTCAGGCCCCACCGGGACACCCCCGAGGTCCCGGACGTCTCCGCCCTGTCGTGGCTGGTGGCCGACGCGGGGACCGGCGAGGTGCTCGCCGCGTCGAACGCGCACCGCAGGCTGCCCCCCGCCAGCACGCTGAAGACCCTCTTCGCGCTGACGGTGCTGCCGACCCTGCCCGGCGGTCTACGGCACCGGGTGAGCGAGGAGGAGCTCATGGGCATCGGGCCCGGCAGCAGCCTCGTCGGCGTCGCCGAGGGACACACGTACCAGGTCGCCGACCTGTGGCGCGGGGTGTTCCTCAACTCCGGCAACGACGCGGTGCACGTCCTGGCGGCGCTCAGCGGCGGCTGGGACGCAGCGGCCGTCCGGATGCAGGCCAAGGCACGCTCCCTGGGCGCCCTGGACACGCACGTGCGGTCGCCCGACGGGTACGACACGCCGGGCCAGGTGTCGTCGGCGTACGACCTGGCGGTGTTCGGGCGGGCGGGGCTGCGCGACGCGGACTTCGCGCGGTACTGCGCCACCGCGGAGGCGAGCTTCCCCGGTGACGGGGGCGGGTCGTACGGGATCGCGAACACCAACCGGCTGCTGACCGGGGCGGACGGCGTCGAGCCCTATCCGGGGCTGATCGGGATCAAGAACGGCTACACCAGCAACGCCGGCAACACCCTGGTCGCCGCCGCCCGCCAAGGCGGGCGCACCCTCGTCGTGACGGTGATGAACCCGCAGGCGGGCGGCGGGTTCGCCGTCTACGAGGAGGCGCGCGAGCTGCTGGACTGGGGGTTCGCGGCCGCCGGGCGGGTCGACGCGGTGGGCTCGCTGGACGCGCTGCGGGAACGGGCGCTCCCGCAGCGCGTCCAGCGTCCTCAGCCGGGACCGGGACCGGAGCGGCCGACCCCTGAGCGGCCGACCCCGGTGGGCGCGTCGGCGCCCGTCGCGGCGGCGACCGCCGGCGGCGGTGCTCCGGCCTGGTCGGGCTGGTCGGCGGCGGCACTGATCGCGGGCGTCGCCGGGCTGGGCGGGGCCGCCGTGGCGCTCGTGCTGCGGCTCACGGGCCGCCGCCCGTCGGAGAGGTGA
- the mptB gene encoding polyprenol phosphomannose-dependent alpha 1,6 mannosyltransferase MptB, with translation MESGPGRTRQLGGRSGRPGPVHDPDRSVRVLNPQLFRARGTHRPGRARSPAAHAQAAVRRAGRRSPVTRRRHHDGVSAKAFPIDLRRCQVLGLAGTACLALGGETAGALPARELLAPSSVHAALGLVGVYCGLVLLTTAWVLLGRLVRGADPPTPRALVLVLVVWAAPLLIAPPLFSRDVYSYLAQGAMVDAHLDVYTHGPARLGGPLVDEVAPLWRHTGAPYGPVFLALAGALAGATRGALSAGLFGMRCVALFGVALMTAALPRIARHCGADPAAALWLGALNPLVLLHLVAGAHNDAIMLGLLGVGLAAALGRRPVPGAVLITLAALVKAPAALGLVAVVVLQLRAGRRPVPALLTTGAAAAVTTVAATAVAGTGYGWIGALDTPVSAQNWALTSLLGRATRALLEHLGSDLAPLAIPVWHLLGLAATAVALVVIWWRLRPRPVYALGLSLAAVAAFGPAIRPWYALWGLFLIAAAAPDTLIRHRTAAVAGVLALAVLPDGGPADTGRLMLAVSGGALAVVVLWQAHLAARTPTALGRTA, from the coding sequence ATGGAGTCCGGGCCTGGACGAACGCGGCAACTCGGTGGCAGGAGTGGCCGCCCTGGACCGGTTCACGACCCTGACCGGTCTGTCCGTGTTCTGAACCCGCAGCTGTTCCGAGCCCGCGGAACTCATCGCCCCGGCCGCGCCCGCTCACCCGCCGCTCACGCGCAGGCCGCCGTGCGGAGGGCGGGGCGTCGCTCTCCGGTCACCCGGCGTCGACACCATGACGGAGTGTCGGCCAAGGCGTTCCCCATCGATCTCCGTCGCTGTCAGGTGCTGGGCCTGGCCGGCACGGCCTGTCTCGCGCTCGGCGGTGAGACGGCCGGCGCGCTGCCCGCCCGCGAGCTCCTGGCCCCGTCGTCGGTGCACGCCGCGCTCGGTCTGGTCGGCGTCTACTGCGGGCTGGTGCTGCTGACCACGGCCTGGGTCCTGCTGGGCCGGCTGGTGCGCGGCGCGGATCCGCCGACCCCGCGCGCCCTCGTCCTGGTCCTCGTCGTCTGGGCGGCGCCGCTGCTGATCGCGCCCCCGCTGTTCAGCCGGGACGTGTACAGCTACCTGGCCCAGGGCGCCATGGTGGACGCGCATCTCGACGTGTACACGCACGGTCCGGCCCGGCTCGGCGGTCCGCTCGTCGACGAGGTCGCCCCGCTGTGGCGGCACACCGGAGCCCCGTACGGCCCCGTCTTCCTCGCCCTCGCCGGGGCCCTGGCCGGTGCGACCCGGGGTGCGCTGTCCGCCGGGCTGTTCGGTATGCGGTGCGTGGCGCTGTTCGGGGTGGCGCTGATGACGGCCGCCCTGCCCCGGATCGCCCGGCACTGCGGCGCCGACCCGGCCGCCGCGCTCTGGCTCGGCGCCCTCAACCCGCTGGTGCTGCTGCACCTGGTGGCCGGCGCCCACAACGACGCGATCATGCTGGGCCTGCTCGGCGTCGGCCTGGCCGCCGCGCTCGGCCGCCGACCGGTGCCGGGAGCCGTCCTGATCACCCTCGCCGCCCTGGTCAAGGCACCCGCCGCGCTGGGCCTCGTCGCGGTCGTGGTCCTGCAACTGCGGGCCGGCCGGCGCCCGGTCCCGGCCCTGCTGACGACGGGGGCCGCGGCCGCCGTCACCACGGTCGCGGCGACCGCCGTCGCGGGCACCGGATACGGCTGGATAGGCGCCCTGGACACCCCCGTCTCCGCGCAGAACTGGGCGCTCACCAGCCTGCTCGGCCGGGCCACCCGCGCCCTGCTGGAGCACCTCGGCAGCGACCTGGCACCCCTCGCGATCCCCGTCTGGCACCTGCTGGGCCTCGCGGCGACGGCCGTCGCCCTCGTCGTCATCTGGTGGCGGCTGCGCCCGCGCCCGGTGTACGCGCTCGGTCTGAGCCTCGCCGCGGTGGCCGCGTTCGGCCCGGCGATCCGCCCCTGGTACGCGCTGTGGGGCCTGTTCCTCATCGCCGCGGCGGCCCCCGACACCCTGATACGGCACCGTACGGCGGCCGTGGCGGGCGTCCTCGCCCTCGCCGTCCTGCCCGACGGCGGCCCCGCCGACACGGGCCGCCTGATGCTCGCCGTCTCCGGCGGGGCGCTCGCCGTGGTCGTCCTGTGGCAGGCCCACCTCGCGGCACGGACGCCGACCGCCCTGGGGCGTACGGCATGA
- a CDS encoding glutaminase, with protein sequence MTTTSSRAFQPVLERIAAELAHAPGRGRPADYIPALAARDPRSFGMAVAEPDGTVYGVGDWREPFSAQSLTKVFTLALVLAREGDGLWEHVGREPSGNPFNSLVQLEYENGIPRNPFINAGALVVTDRLHTRTADAAGELLGFLRAESGNPTLDFDEEVAASESAHGDRNAALAHFMASYGNIDNDVPVLLDQYFRQCSLSASCADLALATGFLARPGVRADGTRLLTRSQAKQVNAVMLTCGTYDAAGDFAYRVGLPGKSGVGGGIIAVVPGRCTLCVWSPGLDERGNSVAGVAALDRFTTLTGLSVF encoded by the coding sequence ATGACAACGACGTCGTCCCGTGCCTTCCAGCCGGTCCTGGAGCGCATAGCCGCGGAACTCGCACACGCCCCCGGCCGGGGCCGCCCCGCCGACTACATCCCGGCCCTCGCGGCCCGCGACCCGCGCAGCTTCGGCATGGCCGTCGCGGAACCGGACGGCACGGTGTACGGCGTGGGGGACTGGCGGGAGCCGTTCTCCGCCCAGTCCCTCACCAAGGTCTTCACCCTCGCCCTCGTCCTGGCCCGCGAGGGCGACGGGCTCTGGGAGCACGTGGGCCGCGAACCCTCGGGCAACCCCTTCAACTCCCTGGTCCAGTTGGAGTACGAGAACGGCATCCCGCGCAATCCGTTCATCAACGCGGGCGCGCTGGTCGTCACCGACCGCCTCCACACCCGTACCGCGGACGCGGCAGGAGAACTCCTCGGCTTCCTGCGCGCCGAGAGCGGCAACCCCACGCTCGACTTCGACGAGGAGGTCGCCGCCTCCGAGTCCGCGCACGGCGACCGCAACGCCGCCCTCGCCCACTTCATGGCGTCCTACGGCAACATCGACAACGACGTACCGGTCCTCCTCGACCAGTACTTCCGCCAGTGCTCCCTCAGCGCCTCCTGCGCCGACCTCGCGCTGGCCACCGGCTTCCTCGCCCGGCCCGGCGTCCGCGCCGACGGCACCCGGCTGCTCACCCGCAGCCAGGCCAAGCAGGTCAACGCGGTGATGCTGACCTGCGGCACCTACGACGCGGCCGGCGACTTCGCCTACCGGGTCGGACTGCCCGGCAAGAGCGGCGTGGGCGGCGGCATCATCGCCGTCGTACCGGGGCGCTGCACGCTGTGCGTATGGAGTCCGGGCCTGGACGAACGCGGCAACTCGGTGGCAGGAGTGGCCGCCCTGGACCGGTTCACGACCCTGACCGGTCTGTCCGTGTTCTGA
- a CDS encoding asparaginase → MYGSSLAQAPAIREPLHAPVAHLVRRGVTEGIHYGSVVVLGAGGEVEFQLGDIEAAFYPRSALKPVQAVAMVRAGLPLDGGLLSLAAASHSGEERHLAGTRRILELGGVTEDDLRNVPDLPYAPAVRDAWIRDGREPSRLAQNCSGKHAAMLYTCTLNGWSLDGYLDPEHPLQQVIAEIVEDLTGQRIARVTVDGCGAPLFSVSLHGLARAAARITTAAPGTPEARVADAMRDHAEMASGAGRDVAALMRAVPGLLAKDGFEGVEVAALPDGRAVAVKISDGANRARVPVTAAALARAGVDPALLTEFAGEPLLGGGEPVGHIHPARALDPISARPHLIDALAAVKEAAALANEELGLPAPDTT, encoded by the coding sequence ATGTACGGCAGTTCCCTCGCCCAGGCCCCCGCGATCCGCGAACCCCTCCACGCACCCGTCGCCCATCTCGTGCGCCGCGGGGTGACCGAGGGCATCCACTACGGCTCCGTCGTCGTCCTCGGCGCGGGCGGTGAGGTCGAGTTCCAGCTCGGCGACATCGAGGCCGCGTTCTACCCGCGCTCGGCGCTCAAGCCCGTCCAGGCCGTCGCCATGGTACGGGCCGGGCTGCCGCTCGACGGCGGGCTGCTCTCGCTCGCCGCCGCCAGCCACTCCGGCGAGGAACGCCACCTCGCCGGGACCCGGCGGATCCTCGAGCTGGGCGGTGTCACGGAGGACGACCTGCGCAACGTCCCGGACCTGCCGTACGCCCCGGCGGTCCGCGACGCGTGGATCCGGGACGGCCGCGAGCCCTCCCGCCTGGCCCAGAACTGCTCCGGCAAGCACGCCGCCATGCTGTACACCTGCACGCTCAACGGCTGGTCCCTCGACGGCTACCTCGACCCGGAGCACCCCCTCCAGCAGGTCATCGCCGAGATCGTCGAGGACCTCACCGGACAGCGGATCGCACGGGTCACCGTCGACGGGTGCGGCGCCCCCCTCTTCTCCGTCTCCCTGCACGGCCTCGCCCGGGCCGCCGCCCGCATCACCACCGCGGCCCCCGGCACCCCGGAGGCCCGGGTCGCGGACGCCATGCGCGACCACGCCGAGATGGCCTCCGGCGCCGGCCGGGACGTGGCCGCCCTGATGCGGGCCGTCCCCGGCCTGCTCGCCAAGGACGGCTTCGAGGGCGTCGAGGTCGCCGCCCTCCCCGACGGCCGGGCCGTCGCCGTCAAGATCTCCGACGGCGCGAACCGCGCCCGCGTCCCGGTGACGGCGGCCGCCCTCGCCCGAGCCGGCGTGGACCCGGCCCTCCTCACCGAGTTCGCGGGCGAACCGCTCCTCGGCGGCGGCGAACCGGTCGGCCACATCCACCCGGCCCGCGCACTCGACCCGATCTCCGCCCGCCCGCACCTCATCGACGCCCTCGCCGCGGTCAAGGAGGCCGCCGCCCTCGCCAACGAGGAGCTCGGTCTGCCGGCACCGGACACGACATGA
- a CDS encoding amino acid permease: MSDQHLKDETRTSPRHVDAGDEGYSKSLKSRHVNMIAIGGAIGTGLFLGAGGRLAEAGPSLFIAYAVCGVFAFLVVRALGELVLYRPSSGAFVSYAREFLGEKGAYTAGWMYFLNWATTGIADITAVATYTHYWGMFSDIPQWVIALIALAVVLTVNLISVKIFGELEFWFAIVKVSALVIFMCIGIFLLVTQHPVDGTAPGPSLITDNGGVFPNGLLPMLLIIQGVVFAYASVELVGVAAGETQNPEKIMPKAINSIMWRVGLFYVGSVVLLSMLLPWNRYTSGESPFVTVLSNIGIPAAGGVMNLVVLTAAMSSLNSGLYSTGRILRSMAMSGSAPRFTGVMSRSQVPYGGILLTSGICVLGVGLNFVVPADAFEIVLNFAALGILSTWGMIMICHLLFWQKTQKGELTRPSYQLPGSPWTELVTLFFLASVLVLMYADGGAGRTTVLCLPLIVAALVGGWYAIRRNRARTAARADA, from the coding sequence GTGAGCGACCAGCACCTCAAGGACGAGACGCGCACCTCCCCCCGTCACGTCGACGCCGGAGACGAGGGCTACAGCAAGTCGCTGAAGTCCCGGCACGTCAACATGATCGCCATCGGCGGCGCCATCGGCACCGGCCTCTTCCTCGGCGCCGGCGGCCGCCTGGCCGAAGCCGGACCCTCCCTCTTCATCGCCTACGCGGTCTGCGGAGTCTTCGCCTTCCTCGTCGTGCGCGCCCTCGGCGAACTCGTCCTGTACCGCCCGTCCTCGGGTGCCTTCGTGTCGTACGCCCGGGAGTTCCTCGGCGAGAAGGGCGCGTACACGGCCGGCTGGATGTACTTCCTGAACTGGGCCACCACCGGCATCGCCGACATCACCGCGGTCGCCACCTACACCCACTACTGGGGCATGTTCTCCGACATCCCCCAGTGGGTGATCGCGCTGATCGCCCTGGCCGTGGTCCTCACCGTGAACCTGATCTCGGTGAAGATCTTCGGCGAGCTGGAGTTCTGGTTCGCCATCGTGAAGGTCAGCGCGCTGGTGATCTTCATGTGCATCGGCATCTTCCTGCTGGTCACCCAGCACCCGGTCGACGGCACGGCCCCCGGCCCGTCCCTGATCACCGACAACGGCGGCGTCTTCCCCAACGGCCTGCTGCCCATGCTGCTGATCATCCAGGGCGTCGTCTTCGCCTACGCCTCGGTCGAACTGGTCGGCGTCGCGGCGGGCGAGACGCAGAACCCCGAGAAGATCATGCCGAAGGCCATCAACTCGATCATGTGGCGCGTCGGCCTGTTCTACGTCGGCTCGGTCGTCCTGCTGTCGATGCTGCTCCCGTGGAACAGGTACACGTCCGGCGAGAGCCCCTTCGTGACGGTCCTGTCCAACATCGGCATCCCGGCGGCGGGCGGCGTGATGAACCTGGTCGTGCTCACCGCCGCCATGTCGTCCCTGAACTCCGGCCTGTACTCCACCGGCCGCATCCTGCGCTCCATGGCCATGTCGGGCTCCGCCCCCAGGTTCACCGGCGTGATGAGCCGCAGCCAGGTCCCGTACGGCGGCATCCTGCTCACCAGCGGTATCTGCGTCCTCGGCGTCGGCCTGAACTTCGTCGTCCCGGCGGACGCCTTCGAGATCGTCCTCAACTTCGCGGCGCTCGGCATCCTCTCCACCTGGGGCATGATCATGATCTGTCACCTCCTCTTCTGGCAGAAGACCCAGAAGGGCGAGCTGACCCGCCCGAGCTACCAGCTCCCGGGCTCCCCCTGGACCGAACTCGTGACGCTGTTCTTCCTCGCCTCGGTCCTGGTCCTCATGTACGCCGACGGCGGCGCCGGACGCACCACCGTGCTGTGCCTGCCGCTGATCGTCGCCGCGCTGGTCGGCGGCTGGTACGCCATCCGCCGCAACCGCGCCCGCACCGCGGCCAGGGCCGACGCGTGA
- a CDS encoding FadR/GntR family transcriptional regulator, whose amino-acid sequence MEAVLTHLRGAIERGEYAIGDKLPSEAELCRALEVSRPVLREALRALQTMGLTVAKTGKGTFVIANTVEDPTFGDYAASDLLEVRRHVEIPVAGYAALRRTPENLDHLAHLLDRMERETDTTAWVAMDTLFHLAVAESAQNPVFRRVIEEIRDALARQSAFLNELGGRREQSNREHRAIVEALIDGSEPDAVEAMSHHLDRVETTLTDIVRAPRTHSPLEGGPAA is encoded by the coding sequence ATGGAAGCGGTCCTCACCCACCTCCGCGGCGCCATCGAGCGCGGCGAGTACGCCATCGGCGACAAGCTCCCCTCCGAGGCGGAGCTCTGCCGCGCCCTCGAGGTGTCCCGGCCCGTGCTGCGCGAGGCCCTGCGCGCCCTGCAGACCATGGGCCTGACGGTCGCCAAGACCGGCAAGGGCACCTTCGTGATCGCGAACACCGTCGAGGACCCCACCTTCGGCGACTACGCGGCCAGCGACCTGCTGGAGGTGCGCCGCCACGTCGAGATCCCGGTCGCGGGGTACGCGGCTCTCCGCCGCACCCCGGAGAACCTGGACCACCTGGCCCACCTCCTCGACCGCATGGAGCGGGAGACGGACACCACCGCGTGGGTCGCGATGGACACCCTCTTCCACCTGGCCGTCGCCGAGTCCGCCCAGAACCCGGTGTTCCGCCGGGTCATCGAGGAGATCCGGGACGCACTGGCGCGTCAGTCGGCCTTCCTCAACGAACTGGGCGGGCGGCGCGAGCAGTCCAACCGCGAGCACCGGGCGATCGTCGAGGCCCTGATCGACGGTTCCGAGCCCGACGCGGTGGAGGCGATGAGCCACCACCTCGATCGCGTCGAGACGACCCTCACCGACATCGTGCGCGCCCCGCGCACGCACTCCCCCCTGGAAGGCGGACCCGCGGCGTGA
- a CDS encoding undecaprenyl-diphosphate phosphatase, whose protein sequence is MSAISVGQAVVLGAVEGVTEFLPVSSTGHLKITEGLMHIPVDDDAVVGFSAVIQVGAIAAVLVYFRKDIVRIVSAWFRGLRDREERHHHDYKFAWWVIYATIPIVVVGLAAKPLIEGPLASLWVVAGSLIVGSGVMWAADQMGRHKRGEDDTSFKDAMLVGSSQILALLFPGFSRSGATMSTALMLDLDRVAATRLSFFLGIPALTGAGIYELKDALGTGAGAAPLVVGTAVSFVVAYASIAWLLKFVAKHSFNAFVVYRIVVGLALFGLLATGVLAG, encoded by the coding sequence ATGAGCGCCATCTCCGTCGGCCAAGCCGTCGTCCTCGGAGCCGTCGAGGGAGTGACCGAGTTCCTCCCCGTCTCCTCGACCGGACACCTGAAGATCACCGAAGGCCTGATGCACATCCCGGTCGACGACGACGCCGTCGTCGGGTTCTCGGCCGTGATCCAGGTCGGGGCGATCGCCGCCGTGCTCGTGTACTTCCGCAAGGACATCGTGCGGATCGTGTCGGCCTGGTTCCGGGGACTGCGCGACCGCGAGGAACGGCACCACCACGACTACAAGTTCGCCTGGTGGGTGATCTACGCGACGATCCCGATCGTCGTCGTGGGCCTCGCCGCCAAGCCGCTCATCGAGGGGCCGCTCGCCTCGCTGTGGGTGGTCGCGGGCTCGTTGATCGTCGGCAGCGGTGTGATGTGGGCGGCCGACCAGATGGGCCGTCACAAGCGCGGCGAGGACGACACCTCGTTCAAGGACGCGATGCTGGTCGGCAGCTCCCAGATCCTCGCGCTGCTCTTCCCCGGCTTCTCCCGCTCCGGCGCCACCATGTCCACCGCGCTCATGCTCGACCTGGACCGGGTCGCCGCCACCCGCCTCTCGTTCTTCCTCGGCATCCCCGCCCTGACCGGCGCCGGGATCTACGAGCTGAAGGACGCCCTGGGCACGGGTGCGGGCGCGGCGCCGCTGGTCGTCGGCACGGCCGTGTCCTTCGTCGTCGCCTACGCGTCCATCGCCTGGCTGCTGAAGTTCGTCGCCAAGCACTCCTTCAACGCGTTCGTCGTCTACCGCATCGTCGTGGGCCTGGCGCTGTTCGGACTGCTGGCCACCGGGGTCCTCGCCGGCTGA
- the crcB gene encoding fluoride efflux transporter CrcB: MNWLVVVGGGMIGAPLRYLTDRAVQSRHDSVFPWGTFVVNITGCLILGTLTGAADVAPDLRLFLGTGLCGALTTYSTFSYETLRLAETGAGLFAAANAVASVVVGLGAAFAGVAIGQTVWP; the protein is encoded by the coding sequence GTGAACTGGCTGGTGGTCGTCGGCGGCGGCATGATCGGCGCCCCGCTCCGCTATCTGACCGACCGCGCGGTGCAGTCGCGGCACGACTCGGTCTTCCCCTGGGGCACCTTCGTCGTCAACATCACCGGCTGCCTGATCCTCGGCACGCTGACGGGCGCCGCCGACGTCGCCCCCGACCTGCGGTTGTTCCTGGGAACAGGGCTGTGCGGGGCCCTGACGACGTACTCCACGTTCTCGTACGAGACGCTCCGGCTGGCCGAGACCGGCGCGGGGCTCTTCGCCGCCGCCAACGCCGTCGCGAGTGTGGTCGTCGGTCTCGGGGCCGCGTTCGCCGGGGTCGCGATAGGCCAGACGGTGTGGCCGTAG
- a CDS encoding DUF190 domain-containing protein: protein MTRLTGGALRLTVFVGENDTWHRKPLYTEIVHRAHAAGLAGASVFRGIEGFGASSRIHTSRLLSLSEDLPVAVVVVDTEERVRAFLPELDELVTEGMVTLDPCEVIRYVGRGEKQAENRADGRHGDRGDSDTQGKRSL, encoded by the coding sequence CCGTCTTCGTCGGCGAGAACGACACCTGGCACCGCAAGCCCCTCTACACGGAGATCGTGCACCGCGCCCACGCGGCGGGTCTCGCCGGGGCCAGCGTCTTCCGCGGCATCGAGGGCTTCGGCGCGTCGTCCCGCATCCACACCTCCCGGCTGCTCTCGCTCAGCGAGGACCTGCCGGTGGCGGTCGTCGTCGTGGACACCGAGGAGCGGGTGCGGGCCTTCCTCCCGGAGCTCGACGAACTCGTCACGGAGGGGATGGTCACCCTCGATCCGTGCGAGGTCATCAGGTATGTCGGCCGGGGCGAGAAGCAGGCCGAGAACCGGGCCGACGGCCGACACGGAGACCGGGGCGATTCGGACACGCAGGGTAAGAGGTCGTTGTGA